One genomic window of Sphingobacterium oryzagri includes the following:
- a CDS encoding gluconate 2-dehydrogenase subunit 3 family protein, which yields MNRRSAIKQLFVLAGGMMIATSCSTNSKSASIALENIDFTASDEALLAELVEAIIPKTDSPGAKELNLHLFVMKMLDDCHSSADQEAFLQGLKDASEVSGKSAAEITAYLKTRGEEDVFLKLLKQHTIQGYLNSEYVMKNKLIYELVPGRYDGAVKVNG from the coding sequence ATGAATAGAAGATCAGCCATCAAGCAGCTGTTTGTTTTGGCCGGTGGGATGATGATTGCGACGTCTTGTTCGACCAACAGCAAATCAGCGTCCATCGCGCTGGAAAATATCGACTTTACGGCTTCGGATGAAGCGTTGCTTGCCGAACTCGTGGAAGCGATCATTCCTAAAACGGATAGCCCCGGGGCGAAAGAATTAAACCTGCATTTATTTGTGATGAAAATGCTCGACGATTGTCATAGTTCGGCTGATCAGGAAGCTTTTCTTCAAGGACTGAAAGATGCCTCGGAAGTATCAGGCAAATCTGCTGCGGAAATTACCGCCTATTTAAAAACACGGGGCGAGGAGGATGTTTTCCTTAAACTATTGAAGCAACACACTATTCAGGGCTATTTGAACTCAGAATATGTGATGAAAAATAAATTGATTTATGAATTGGTTCCCGGTCGATACGATGGAGCTGTAAAGGTGAATGGATAA
- a CDS encoding GMC oxidoreductase: MANLNIDSEKERSYDAIVIGSGISGGWSAKELTERGLKTLVLERGRDVQHVKDYPTTNLYPWEFEHRGEMPYAVQQENPIVNRCYAFHEDAAHFFVKDKEHPYVQEKPFDWIRGYQVGGKSLLWARQTQRWSDFDFEGPARDGFAVDWPIRYADLAPWYDYVERFAGIAGDRDGLPELPDGQFLPGYPLNVVEKYFKQTIESKYPARKVISARCAHISKPEPIHIQQGRTQCQNRTLCQRGCPFGGYFSSNASTLPWAAKTGNMTLRPDSVVHSILYDKDKGRAIGVKVIDRNTKEEIDFFAKLIFVNAAAINTNLILLNSRSDRFPNGLGNDSETLGKYVGFHNYSARMYAEYEGLLDFKTEGRNPAGGGYIPRFRNLHKQETDYLRGYAAGFGAYRGSSADRSGLGEDLKNSLLNPKLGNWGVSSHMMGETIPKASNYVALDAQQKDDWGVPLLKIAIDYDDNDAKMKKDYLDTLEEMFVTAGFTNIRRDDRWQAPGLDIHEMGGARMGLDPKTSVLNKWNQMHDVPNVFVTDGASMTSTSTQNPSLTYMAFSARSVDYAVKELKKGNI; this comes from the coding sequence ATGGCAAACTTAAATATTGATTCGGAGAAGGAAAGAAGCTACGATGCTATTGTGATCGGATCGGGTATCAGCGGAGGATGGTCTGCCAAAGAACTTACCGAGCGCGGATTGAAAACGTTGGTGCTGGAGCGCGGAAGAGATGTGCAGCATGTGAAGGATTACCCGACGACAAATCTTTATCCATGGGAGTTTGAGCACCGTGGCGAAATGCCTTATGCCGTGCAACAAGAAAACCCTATCGTAAATCGTTGTTATGCATTCCACGAAGATGCCGCACATTTTTTTGTCAAAGACAAGGAACATCCGTATGTGCAGGAGAAGCCATTCGACTGGATTCGGGGTTATCAAGTTGGCGGAAAATCGTTGCTCTGGGCCAGGCAAACACAACGTTGGTCTGACTTCGATTTTGAAGGGCCGGCGCGTGATGGTTTTGCGGTTGACTGGCCGATTCGTTACGCCGATTTGGCGCCTTGGTATGATTATGTTGAGCGTTTTGCGGGTATTGCCGGAGACCGCGATGGTTTGCCCGAACTGCCAGACGGTCAATTTCTACCTGGTTATCCACTGAATGTTGTCGAAAAGTATTTTAAGCAAACTATTGAATCAAAATATCCAGCGCGGAAAGTGATTTCGGCACGCTGTGCACATATCTCTAAGCCAGAGCCGATTCATATCCAACAAGGACGAACGCAATGTCAAAACCGTACGTTGTGCCAGCGCGGCTGTCCGTTTGGCGGCTATTTCAGCTCCAACGCATCAACCTTGCCGTGGGCCGCGAAAACGGGCAATATGACGTTACGCCCGGATTCGGTGGTGCATTCCATTCTGTATGATAAAGATAAGGGTAGAGCCATTGGCGTTAAGGTGATTGATCGTAATACGAAAGAAGAGATTGATTTCTTTGCGAAGTTAATCTTTGTCAATGCGGCGGCCATCAATACCAACCTGATCTTGTTAAACTCGCGGTCCGATCGGTTTCCGAATGGTTTAGGTAACGATAGTGAAACGTTGGGTAAATATGTCGGTTTTCATAATTACAGTGCGCGGATGTATGCTGAATACGAAGGGCTGTTAGACTTTAAAACAGAAGGTCGAAACCCGGCTGGGGGCGGCTATATTCCGCGGTTTAGAAACCTGCATAAGCAAGAGACCGATTACCTGCGCGGTTATGCAGCCGGATTTGGTGCTTATCGCGGAAGCAGTGCAGACCGCAGCGGTTTGGGCGAAGACTTGAAAAATTCCTTGCTGAATCCGAAGTTAGGCAATTGGGGGGTTAGCTCACACATGATGGGTGAGACAATTCCTAAAGCATCTAACTATGTGGCGCTGGATGCGCAGCAAAAGGATGATTGGGGTGTGCCCTTATTGAAAATTGCGATCGATTATGATGATAACGACGCCAAAATGAAGAAAGATTATTTGGATACGCTCGAGGAGATGTTTGTCACGGCCGGTTTCACGAATATCCGTCGGGATGATCGTTGGCAGGCGCCAGGTTTGGACATCCATGAAATGGGCGGAGCGCGCATGGGCTTAGACCCCAAAACCTCTGTGCTCAACAAATGGAATCAAATGCACGATGTGCCCAATGTATTTGTGACGGATGGTGCGAGTATGACTTCTACATCAACGCAAAATCCATCGCTTACGTATATGGCATTTTCCGCACGATCGGTAGATTATGCCGTGAAAGAACTGAAGAAAGGCAATATTTAG